The genomic window catccaggattacaggtatctccgggacataaaacgtttctcggactgctgttcctgtcgcattctgagatccacgctcagtgccatgtgccgccatatgaccacacttgacctctccctccagcaacactgctataccctttttcaaagctgcgcatgcccccagtttcattttattctttgtctcatccgacacctcaacaagaaactttttctctttctctcaagtgctaaggaacgcaagctccaacaactcatcgacaccaacacccatccaggaccctccacccctgcctgtccctccgtccccaccccatcttccaatcccagcaccggccgtgtattcactataccccctgaccttcccctcaccaacgctgaacgttcagtgctcagcaaaggacttagtttcatacccttatgccctcatctcaataaatttcaggctcagcacgatgctgaactcttctgccatcttcatctccgtgctcacttatTTGGGCatgagtcctctccccgttcaacggatccttttacccacctccaatattctccctccacctggacccctccctctggattcttaccttctcttgatcttttcattgagaactgtcggcgtgacattagtcttctcaatttctctgctcctctcacccattctaatctgtctctctctgaacttactgcactctgttctctcaggtgcaaccccaacattgtcatcaaacccactgacaagagtggtgctgttgttgtctggcgcactgacctctacctcgcggaggctgagcgtcaactcgcagacatttcctccgacctctccctggaccatgaccccaccagtgaacatcaagccattgtttccaggactgtcactgacctcatctcctctgaagatcttcCTCCCCCAACTTCCACCcagatagtcgcccaacctcagatggcccacttctacctcctacccaaaatccacaaacagaactgttccggcagaccaatcatgtcagcctgttcctgccccatggaactcatttctcgttatcttgactcccttctctctccccttgtccagtcccttcccacctacatccgtgattcctctgacaccttacctcacatcaacaatttccagttccctgggcctcaaccgcttcctcttcaccatggacgtccaatccctctacacctccatcccccaccaggatggtctgagggcccttagctacttcctcgaacagaggcccaaacaatccgcatccaccactactctcctccgtctggttgaacttgttctcacactgaacaatttctcctttaactcctctcacttcctccaaattaaaggtgtggctatgggtatccgcatgggccccagctatgcctgtctctttatgggatatgtggaacattccttcttccagtcctactccggccccctcgcacaactctttctccgatacatcgatgattactttggtgttgcttcatgctctcgtcgggacctggaaaaatttattaactttgcttccaatctctacccctccatcattttcacatggtccatctctgacagttcccttccattccttgacctctttgtctcaatttctggtgatagactgtccatcaatatccattacaagcctaccgactcccacagctacctcgactacagctcctcacaccccgcttcctgtaaggactccatcccattctctcagttccttcgcctccgtcgcatctgttctgatgatgctaccttcaaaaacaattcctctgacctgtcctcctccttcctttaaccgaggttttccacccacggtcgttaacagagccctcaaccgtgtccggcccatctcccgtgcatccgctctcacgccttctcctccctcccagaaacatgatagggtcccctttgtcctcacttatcaccccaccagcctccgcattataaggatcatcctccgccatttccgccaactccaacctgatgccaccaccaaacgcatcttcccttcaaccccccggcagcattccatagggatagtttcctccgggacaccctggtccactcctccatcatgccctactcttcaacccccacctctggcacctccccatgcccacgcaaaagatgcaacacctgccccttcacttcctctctcctcaccgtccaagggcccaaacactcctttcaagtgaaacagcgtttcacttgcattttccctaacttagtctactgcattcgttgctcccaatgtggtctcctctacatttgagagaccaaacgtaaactgggcgaccgctttgcagaacacctgcggtctgtccactagaaagacccaaacctccctgttgcttgccattttaaaactccaccctgctctcttgcccacatgtctgtccttggcttgctgcactgttccagtgaagcccaacgcaaactggaggaacagcacctcatcttccgactaggcactttacaaccttccagactgaatattgaattcaacaactttagatcttgaactccctcctccatccccaccccctttccgtttcttcccccttccttttgttttttccaataatttatatagatttttcttttcccacctatttccattatttttaaatctataccttttatgccctgttagtctttccaccccacccccactagagctgtatctgtgtgtcctgccatccattcttaattagcacattcgtttagataatatcaccaccttcaacacctatttgttcttttgtctgtgacatcttttgattatctgctcctaatactgcttgcttgtccctacaaccccacccccccccacaccttataaccagcttatatttcacccctctcctaatattactcagttctgctgaagggtcatgaggacttgaaacgtcaactcttttcttctccgccgatgctgccagacctgttgagtttttccaggtaattctgtttttgttttggattaccTTTTGGCTGTCTAGGAGGCCTTACTCTTTCTTTAGTTATctctttatatatatttatttaaaaaaatcttagGGTTTTCCTTAATTTTACCTGCCAGTACCTTTTCataccctctctttgctttcctaatttccttcttAATTTCACCTCTGCACTTTTTATCCTTCTCTAGGTTTTCTGCTGTAATGGGCCCTTGGTATGCATCATAAGCttccatttttttctttcatCTTCCTTAACTTCAGGGATTGAATGTGTAACGGCACCAATCCCTGATCTGCATGGCTTGATATTCTGTCAGCTCTGCAAACTGTTTCTTGTTCGTTTCATTCTGAGAGTTAGTTTCTGCCCTCAGCTTCTCACCAGCTAAAGTTTTGTCAGTTTCCTGATAAATAATCTGGCTCTTAAAACCTAACGTTAAACAGTTTCAGGAATTGCGGTTTCAGGCTTAGCAGCAAGACTCTCAGTCATCAACCCAAACAATTCTTCGCGAACATGGTCTTTCTAGCAAGATGCAAAAATGTTTGGAATGAAGAAACATTCCAAAGAAAGAGCCAATAAAAACAATTTCTGTTGCATGCTTATCAATCATCTACCAGCCTTACTGTAAAAATCAAAAACACacattgtcttttttttttaggAGGCAGAATCTAGGTTAAGGACACCCGTTAGTCGAAGGAAGACCAGGAGCAGCAGAGTTGAAACTCAGTCAGAAAGCATTACTGAATCTCAACCTGAAGAACAAAAAATTGTTGGAGAGCAACAGATCGTCCACGCTGAATCGCAGCCCTGTCCAGAGCAGCCAATAGAACTGAATGATAGGTTGGGAGAGAATGACCAGTGCTCAGAGAGCAACATTATAGAAAGTAATCCGGAAACAGAAAAGGAAAAGCCAGATGAAACAGAAATTCATGAAATTAATCTGATTGAAATAGTTGGAGAGACAAGTTTAGATTATGAAACCCAAAGTGCCACTCCAGCCACTATCTGTTTGCTGCTTAGTAGTGATGAAGACAAAGGAACCTTGGAGGATGGTGACAATGACATGTTGGAAGAATCCAACACAGATGTAATATCTGGACCTGTTGTTTCATCTGAACCCTCTGCCATTCCTCCTGACACAACAGGAAGCCCTTTGGCAAAGGATAGGGAGCTGTTTGTGATTGACAAGCAACCCGGAATAGATCAAGATAGAAAATATTACTTAGACTTGAGTGAaaaggaggagagtggagaagaACAGGAGGAAAGCAGTGAAAGTGGAGAAGAACCTGGTGACAGAGATGAGtcggagaaagagggagatgatGATGATTTTATCGATGAAGATGAAGACGAAGACGATGATATTTTGAAAACCAAGTCTAGTTTGTGAGTAAAGCAATAGTTTTTCTGTCATTTGGAAAGTGTTTTTTCAAAGCAAcaagtgctggaaataatcagcatgtcaggtggcatctggggagagaaaccgagttaacatttTGGCCTCCCATCAGAACTGGCAAAAGTTGAGATGTAGCagtttttaagcaagtacagaggtagGGAAAGGAGGGAAGGGAAAAAGAAGTAGAGCAAAGACCTGTGAGAAGTAGGTCTAGAGGAGGTATAAATGGGAATTACCACCAATGTTTGTTTCTTGTCCCATTATCCTCTCCTTTTGCCTGCATGTTGCACTATCATCGcgtttgtcatttaatctctccttccttccacctaccacagaccttcccttttccactatctcccccccgacccccacaaaCTTTCCCCACCTCTGTACTTATTTAAAACGTGTTATATCTCTTAACTCTTTCCAAATCTGATGAAAGGTTTCagcctgaaacattagctctgtttctagtttcacagatactgccagttctgagtttttccaagattatcattttttttcagatttcagaTGTtagaagtattttgcttttgtattttacCAACACTCTTcagacaatgaaatacttttgaaaattAAATAGATAAATGGAAGTAGTAAATCTGTTTACATAAAAGCTTTGGGAGCACccaaaaatttccctgacaccgCACTTTCTATAAAGCTTCACCAACGATACctattgcagatgcatctgtccatgagatTGTAGGACAGTATAGGTAGGAGTGACTacctcacagtccttgtgaagacgaagtcctgtcttcacattgagcataCCCCCCCCCATAGTGTTGTGTGTGGCACTACAAcattgctaaatgggatagactcagaacagatctagcagctcaaaactaggTAACTATGGGACATtgcgggccatcagcagcagaattgtattcaatcacaaCCTGTatcttcatggcctggcatatcccccactctatcattaccatcaagccaagagaTCAACTCTGGCTccatgaagagttcaggagggcatgtGGAACAACACCAGacaaactcatctggttcactaatgcccttcagggaaggaaatctgccgtccttacctggcctacatgtgactccagacccacagcaatgtggttgactcttaaatggcctctgaacaagggcaattagggatgggcaatagatgccagcctagccagtgatgcccacatcccatgaataagttTTTAAAGGCTAAAAATtagatcacaacctggtgaagctacaaacaCAACTACTGCATGCCAAATAGCAAAAGCAGCAtgttatagacagagctaagtgatcccacaaccaatggatcagatctaagctctgcagtcccccCACCTctagtcttgaatggtggtgggcaaataaacaaattaacaggAGGAAGACAATCtatgaatatccccatcctcaatgatgatggagcccagcacatcagtgcaaaagactaaacgtgcaaccatcttcagcccgaagtgctgagtggaggatccatctcagcctccttctgaggtccccaGTATCGCAGATTCCAATTTTCAACCAATTTACTCcacgcgatatcaagaaatggctgatggtAATGGATCCTGCAAAGGCAAGAGGTcctgacaatgttccagcaatTATACTAGAGGCCTGTGCCCTGGAACTAGCTACGTCCCTAGCcaggttgttccagtacagctacaacgctagcatctacccagcaatgtggaaaactgctcaagtgtatcctgtccacaaaaagcagacaaATCCAATACATCTGCCTCCCCTCAATCATCAGCAGAGCGATGGAAgatgtcgtcaacagtgctatcaaacagcacttactcagcattcctcagggtagtgtcctaggcccaaccatcttcagctgctgcatcaatgaccttccatcataaggtcaggagtggggatgttcagtaccattctcaaatgcacagacactgaagcagtccatgcccatatgcagcaagacctgggcaacagtCAGGCTTAGACTGATAAGTGACAACATTTGCCCCATGCAAGTGCCAGACAGTGACCAACTCCAACAGTAGCGAAAGTATCCATCTCCCcataccatcgctgaatcccccactgtcagcatcctggggttaccattgaccagaacttgacctgagctagccatataaatactgtggctacaaaagccggtcagaggctgtgaattctgaggtgagtgactcacctcctgactctccagaacctgtccaccatatacaaggcactaatcaagagtatgatggaatactctccacatgcctggatgagtgcagctccaacaatactcaataagctcgacaccattcaggacaaagcagcctgcttgattggcatcccatccactgccctaagcattcactccctccaccaccggcacatCATGGTATCTCTCTACCACCTAgcaggacagggcagcagatgtatgagaACCCCACGCTTGCattttcccctccaaaccacacagcatcctgatttggaactgtaTTGATGTTCTCTTAccagcagcactgtggctgtacctgtaacagatgggctgcagcagttcaagaaagtggctcaaaagcaattaggggtgggcaagaaatgctggctttgacagagatgcccacatcccatgaaagaataaaaacaaaatgagtGTACAAGTGTCACCTTTCCATGCCACTGAGAGTTTTGTATCactcgcccacactccctctggCTGTTGTACTATGTAACCCTTTCCCTGTTAATTCCATCATCTTGTCATGTGCTAAATGTTTCCTTTATATCTACCATAAAACAACCAGAGGGAATAACATTGGAAGAAATATATAAGTTTACTTGGTGTAGAGTCGCAGATGGAATGTAAAATAGCATTTAAACAGTGAATGTCCCCTAAACCTGAACTTTCAGGCCTCAACAGAGCTGTTCATTGGAACTAAACAGAATTTGGTTTTGAAAAAATGGAAACTATCCTGACATCTAGCTGGCATCTTTTAGAATGGCAGCAAGAATGTTACAAATCACCAGTTAAGATGAAGGAGCCAGACAAGAGTTTCTGCTTCCCATCCCTATTCACCTGAATGGACATAGTGAGGATAGGATAACGTATAGTTATgattccctccacccacccccaaacacgaTAGCTCCCTAGCTTTCCAGCACTCAGTCTTGCCTCAGAGGTGTGCAGTGGGTATTTGGGCGATGTACCAGAGGGTGCCTGACTCCATGTAACCAT from Carcharodon carcharias isolate sCarCar2 chromosome 16, sCarCar2.pri, whole genome shotgun sequence includes these protein-coding regions:
- the dnttip2 gene encoding deoxynucleotidyltransferase terminal-interacting protein 2, coding for MVQTRSGRQTQGGKVEAGEEAESRLRTPVSRRKTRSSRVETQSESITESQPEEQKIVGEQQIVHAESQPCPEQPIELNDRLGENDQCSESNIIESNPETEKEKPDETEIHEINLIEIVGETSLDYETQSATPATICLLLSSDEDKGTLEDGDNDMLEESNTDVISGPVVSSEPSAIPPDTTGSPLAKDRELFVIDKQPGIDQDRKYYLDLSEKEESGEEQEESSESGEEPGDRDESEKEGDDDDFIDEDEDEDDDILKTKSSLIESSSSIDPGLSLKELGGLYICFDPDKQGSNSKAFKKLKEQKKNDELLANTILTPEFEKQECVPPLKESIRQLKKKHREERAKTTGDGWYNMKAPDLTDELKNDLRALKMRAAINPKRFYKKNDREGFPKYFQVGKVLDNPVDFYHSRIPKKQRKRTMVEELLADVEFRRYNKKKYQQIITEKAALVAGKKNRKKMKFKK